A portion of the Betta splendens chromosome 2, fBetSpl5.4, whole genome shotgun sequence genome contains these proteins:
- the aamp gene encoding angio-associated migratory cell protein, with product MDNTEDNTIELHGDEEVIEVIDLNETEPCPDDLADDLGDVDFEDPGNAEDDNEGWETEDEMEAETEIDDSDVTFSKHTGSVFCVSLDPATNSLAVTGGEDDKAYVWRVSDGEVLLECTGHKDSVTCAVFSHDSSMVASGDMSGTIKVWKVETKEEIWSFEVGDLEWLEWHPGAPVLLAGTDDGSVWMWKIPAGDCKTFQSPGCQATSGKVLPDGKRAVVGYENGTVRVWDLKHSNTIHVIKGQDGHQGALTCLACNKDGSLVLTGSVDGCAKVINTTTGKVVGAFSVEGGKPKGSRDEEESNSVESVGFCDILPLVAVAYLDGTLAVYDLSTQNLRHRCQHEAGIVHLQWEESSSVVSTCSLDGALRLWDARSGNLVSEYRGHTAEILDFTINREATLAVTASGDNQAKVFCLQRPDR from the exons ATGGATAACACCGAGGATAACACGATTGAGCTTCACGGAGATGAGGAAGTTATTGAAGTCATTGACCTAAACGAGACGGAGCCTTGTCCTG ATGATTTGGCTGATGACTTGGGGGATGTTGACTTTGAGGACCCCGGTAATGCAGAAGATGACAACGAAGGCTGGGAGACCGAGGATGAAATGGAAGCTGAAACCGAGATAGATGACAGTGATGTCACCTTCTCTAAACACACTG GCTCAGTATTTTGTGTGAGTTTGGATCCTGCGACAAACAGCCTGGCTGtaacaggaggagaggatgatAAGGCTTATGTGTGGAGAGTGAGTGATGGAGAAGTTCTACTGGAGTGTACTG GTCACAAAGACTCTGTGACGTGTGCTGTGTTTAGCCATGACTCCTCCATGGTGGCTTCTGGTGACATGAGCGGCACGATTAAAGTTTGGAAAGTGGAAACCAAAGAGGAGATCTGGTCTTTTGAAGTTGGAGATTTGGAG TGGTTGGAGTGGCATCCCGGCGCTCCAGTGCTGCTCGCGGGAACGGACGATGGCAGCGTGTGGATGTGGAAGATCCCTGCAGGGGACTGTAAAACCTTCCAGAGTCCTGGATGCCAGGCCACCAGTGGCAAAGTCTTACCTGATG GTAAACGCGCTGTGGTGGGTTATGAGAACGGAACTGTACGCGTGTGGGATTTGAAGCACAGCAACACCATCCATGTTATTAAAG GTCAGGACGGACACCAGGGGGCGCTGACCTGTCTGGCATGCAACAAAGACGGCTCTCTGGTCTTGACGGGATCAGTGGATGGATGCGCAAAGGTCATCAACACCACAACGGGCAAA GTGGTTGGAGCATTTtctgtggagggaggaaaaccaaaagGTTCAAGAGATGAAGAAGAATCCAACTCTGTAGAGTCTGTGGGATTCTGTGACAT cctccctctcgTAGCTGTGGCGTACCTGGATGGGACTCTGGCCGTATACGACCTCTCAACACAGAACCTGAGGCACAGGTGTCAGCATGAG GCTGGCATCGTTCACCTGCAGTGGGAGgagtcttcttctgtggtgtccACCTGCAGTTTAGATGGTGCGCTGCGTTTGTGGGATGCTCGCTCTGGGAACCTGGTGTCTGAGTATCGTGGCCACACTGCAGAGATCCTGGACTTCACCATCAACAG AGAGGCGACTCTTGCTGTAACTGCCTCAGGAGACAACCAGGCGAAAGTCTTCTGCCTCCAAAGACCTGATCGGTAA
- the LOC114847007 gene encoding G-protein coupled bile acid receptor 1-like, translating into MSRTHPIAPKMDALLSRERLIYTITVPLSTSIILANLIIILGITWNRQLHNTPNFFFLSLLVADMCTGVALPFIPLMGLNRELRFSSCLVAHVFPNFLFLAFLFNLVMVHYERYICIADPLHYNTLWMHRSFPLALLAVWVPPLLYACLPAFGWNNWKGPDWNGCCANSQKLVPLSNCSANATTCCSYRRVFPKAFIYLEVYGLVLPAILTIAGMTGRVLWITRGQLRDICRLHRSVERGTQASDQEQRLNLRYTRCVVAVSLTFLACWVPYLIYQHICVAFLISETTWSSTTQIVLSCTSIGSMSVVPVVLGLANRQYTEPARELLQKVRDRWSRRKHGSDDVAL; encoded by the coding sequence atgaGCAGGACTCACCCCATCGCACCCAAGATGGATGCTCTTCTCTCCAGGGAGCGTCTCATCTACACCATCACCGTTCCGCTGTCGACCTCCATCATCCTGGCCAATCTGATCATCATTCTAGGCATCACCTGGAACCGCCAGCTGCACAACACGCCCAACTTCTTCTTCCTGAGCCTGCTGGTGGCCGACATGTGTACAGGCGTGGCCCTGCCCTTCATTCCCTTAATGGGCCTGAACCGAGAGCTGCGCTTCAGCTCCTGTTTGGTGGCTCACGTTTTCCCCAACTTCCTCTTCCTGGCGTTCCTGTTCAACCTCGTAATGGTTCACTATGAGCGCTACATTTGCATCGCCGACCCGCTTCATTACAACACCCTGTGGATGCACCGCAGTTTCCCTCTGGCATTGCTGGCGGTGTGGGTGCCGCCGCTGCTCTACGCGTGTCTCCCTGCGTTCGGCTGGAATAACTGGAAGGGCCCAGATTGGAACGGCTGCTGTGCAAATAGCCAAAAGCTGGTGCCACTTTCAAACTGTTCAGCAAATGcaaccacctgctgctcctaCAGGCGAGTGTTCCCCAAGGCGTTCATCTACCTGGAGGTGTACGGCCTGGTTCTACCTGCGATACTCACCATCGCTGGCATGACCGGCCGTGTTCTGTGGATCACGCGAGGCCAGCTGAGGGACATCTGCCGCCTCCACCGCTCGGTGGAGCGCGGCACCCAGGCGTCGGACCAAGAGCAAAGGCTGAACCTGCGGTACACTCGCTGCGTGGTGGCCGTGTCGCTGACCTTCCTGGCGTGCTGGGTGCCCTACCTCATTTACCAGCACATCTGCGTGGCATTTCTGATCAGCGAGACCACGTGGAGCTCCACCACCCAGATTGTGCTGTCCTGCACTAGCATTGGCAGCATGTCTGTGGTGCCAGTGGTGCTGGGCCTGGCTAACAGGCAGTATACAGAGCCTGCACGCGAACTGCTGCAGAAGGTCCGAGACAGATGGAGCAGAAGGAAGCATGGATCAGATGACGTGGCACTCTGA
- the LOC114846895 gene encoding keratin, type I cytoskeletal 18-like isoform X2 yields the protein MSRNSSASMYAGYPSGGRRTPASSPGGLRSLLANDTHTDSAPVAAAAAAAPVTRAEAPAPPVAPEDDKEKMRGLNNRLTSYLDMVKTLQQTNDGLRKQIDEILAKRQAPNGRDWDEVQKPFDDLRKQIKEITMDNANLLMDANNAKLANEDLKNKLDAEIVAQKTFEKELDDVKKVLEEVKQQKESIKKETEMVKDEIDRIKQEHKDMVDDLCEKIRTSKVTVEIEPDKNNLTSVIDNMRNQYEKIAQKNLKETEDWYKDKFENIKVVEAENSAALESGNADLKDKQKQKQQLEIQIQSVMTKIQTLEALLENTKIQCSKRLSVYDKEVQNTESEIKKVRSQMERQKEDIMNLMSEKLKLEEEIRKYNDLMNMCSDERKVEA from the exons ATGAGCAGGAACTCCTCCGCCAGCATGTACGCCGGTTACCCGTCCGGGGGGCGCAGGACGCCCGCGTCCAGCCCCGGCGGCCTGCGCAGCCTGCTGGCCAATGACACGCACACGGACTCCGCgcccgtcgccgccgccgccgccgccgctcccgtGACTCGGGCCGAGGCCCCCGCTCCTCCCGTGGCTCCCGAAGACGACAAGGAGAAAATGCGGGGTCTGAACAATCGGCTGACCAGCTACCTGGACATGGTGAAGACCCTGCAGCAGACCAACGACGGTCTGAGGAAACAGATCGATGAGATCCTGGCGAAGAGACAAGCTCCGAATGGGAGAGACTGGGATGAGGTCCAGAAACCCTTTGACGATCTCAGGAAGCAG ATCAAGGAAATTACCATGGACAATGCCAACCTGTTGATGGACGCCAACAATGCCAAACTGGCCAATGAGGACTTAAAGAACAA GCTTGATGCGGAGATAGTTGCACAGAAGACATTTGAAAAAGAGCTGGATGATGTGAAGAAGGTCCTGGAGGAAGtcaagcagcagaaggagagcaTAAAGAAGGAGACCGAGATGGTGAAAGATGAGATTGACCGCATTAAGCAGGAGCACAAGGAT ATGGTGGACGACCTGTGTGAGAAGATCAGGACCTCCAAGGTGACGGTGGAGATCGAGCCAGACAAAAACAACCTGACTTCAGTTATCGACAATATGCGCAACCAGTATGAGAAAATAGCTCAAAAGAAtctgaaggaaacagaggacTGGTACAAGGACAAG TTTGAAAACATCAAGGTGGTGGAGGCCGAGAACTCAGCGGCACTGGAGTCTGGGAACGCAGACCTCAAGGataagcagaaacagaaacaacaactggAAATACAAATCCAGAGTGTGATGACCAAG ATCCAAACCCTGGAGGCACTTTTGGAGAACACCAAAATACAGTGCAGCAAACGCCTGAGCGTCTACGACAAAGAGGTGCAGAACACTGAGTCCGAAATAAAGAAAGTGAGGTCGCAGATGGAGCGCCAGAAAGAGGACATCATGAACCTGATGTCTGAAAAactgaagctggaggaggaaatccGGAAATACAATGATTTGATGAACATGTGCAGCGACGAGAG
- the LOC114846895 gene encoding keratin, type I cytoskeletal 18-like isoform X1 produces the protein MSRNSSASMYAGYPSGGRRTPASSPGGLRSLLANDTHTDSAPVAAAAAAAPVTRAEAPAPPVAPEDDKEKMRGLNNRLTSYLDMVKTLQQTNDGLRKQIDEILAKRQAPNGRDWDEVQKPFDDLRKQIKEITMDNANLLMDANNAKLANEDLKNKLDAEIVAQKTFEKELDDVKKVLEEVKQQKESIKKETEMVKDEIDRIKQEHKDMVDDLCEKIRTSKVTVEIEPDKNNLTSVIDNMRNQYEKIAQKNLKETEDWYKDKFENIKVVEAENSAALESGNADLKDKQKQKQQLEIQIQSVMTKIQTLEALLENTKIQCSKRLSVYDKEVQNTESEIKKVRSQMERQKEDIMNLMSEKLKLEEEIRKYNDLMNMCSDESLELSLADALNSEKSRPENVVKQPEK, from the exons ATGAGCAGGAACTCCTCCGCCAGCATGTACGCCGGTTACCCGTCCGGGGGGCGCAGGACGCCCGCGTCCAGCCCCGGCGGCCTGCGCAGCCTGCTGGCCAATGACACGCACACGGACTCCGCgcccgtcgccgccgccgccgccgccgctcccgtGACTCGGGCCGAGGCCCCCGCTCCTCCCGTGGCTCCCGAAGACGACAAGGAGAAAATGCGGGGTCTGAACAATCGGCTGACCAGCTACCTGGACATGGTGAAGACCCTGCAGCAGACCAACGACGGTCTGAGGAAACAGATCGATGAGATCCTGGCGAAGAGACAAGCTCCGAATGGGAGAGACTGGGATGAGGTCCAGAAACCCTTTGACGATCTCAGGAAGCAG ATCAAGGAAATTACCATGGACAATGCCAACCTGTTGATGGACGCCAACAATGCCAAACTGGCCAATGAGGACTTAAAGAACAA GCTTGATGCGGAGATAGTTGCACAGAAGACATTTGAAAAAGAGCTGGATGATGTGAAGAAGGTCCTGGAGGAAGtcaagcagcagaaggagagcaTAAAGAAGGAGACCGAGATGGTGAAAGATGAGATTGACCGCATTAAGCAGGAGCACAAGGAT ATGGTGGACGACCTGTGTGAGAAGATCAGGACCTCCAAGGTGACGGTGGAGATCGAGCCAGACAAAAACAACCTGACTTCAGTTATCGACAATATGCGCAACCAGTATGAGAAAATAGCTCAAAAGAAtctgaaggaaacagaggacTGGTACAAGGACAAG TTTGAAAACATCAAGGTGGTGGAGGCCGAGAACTCAGCGGCACTGGAGTCTGGGAACGCAGACCTCAAGGataagcagaaacagaaacaacaactggAAATACAAATCCAGAGTGTGATGACCAAG ATCCAAACCCTGGAGGCACTTTTGGAGAACACCAAAATACAGTGCAGCAAACGCCTGAGCGTCTACGACAAAGAGGTGCAGAACACTGAGTCCGAAATAAAGAAAGTGAGGTCGCAGATGGAGCGCCAGAAAGAGGACATCATGAACCTGATGTCTGAAAAactgaagctggaggaggaaatccGGAAATACAATGATTTGATGAACATGTGCAGCGACGAGAG
- the LOC114846907 gene encoding keratin, type II cytoskeletal 8-like yields the protein MSNSRGFSSQSYTPSSSGPAKSVDTSDKHKEKKALVGLNDKFVKLIDKVKNLEDEKTRLEKELEILKEYEVYTGKVDDLAKQHKNDLKQRVENLLREQEKLKDERERNIKEKDDTKKRLEEEQKKKYDLENDCILAKKELDNSQLEHVQLMLDLDDLVDELEFLRNAFDEEIRELLSQIQNKHVVLPNNNKRSLDMGDVIQSTELQYANMAVQSREEAERWYKKKMDVMVNKTEQQEEGVRDIKRMISELLRQIHWLTGELESLTRKEVSLKKEIDDVQKETDVNVEEARKGIDQLKEALKQAKTDYAGLIRDYQEMLNLKLKLDMEIATYRKLLEGEEARYDGVKQGPRNANF from the exons ATGTCTAATTCTAGAGGATTCAGCAGCCAGTCCTACACCCCGAGTAGTTCGGGACCGGCCAAGAGTGTGGACACGTCGGACAAACACAAGGAGAAGAAGGCCCTGGTTGGACTGAACGACAAGTTCGTCAAGCTGATTGACAAG GTGAAAAATCTGGAGGATGAGAAAACAAGGCTTGAGAAGGAGCTTGAGATCCTCAAGGAGTACGAGGTGTACACGGGCAAGGTCGACGACCTTGCAAAGCAGCACAAGAACGACCTGAAGCAGAGGGTTGAGAACTTGCTCCGCGAACAAGAGAAGCTGAAGGATGAGCGGGAACGAAACATAAAGGAGAAGGACGATACCAAGAAGAG GTTGGAAGAGgagcaaaaaaagaaatatgatCTGGAGAACGATTGTATTCTTGCCAAAAAG GAGCTAGACAACAGCCAACTGGAGCATGTCCAGCTGATGCTGGATCTGGATGACCTGGTGGATGAGTTGGAATTTCTCAGGAATGCCTTTGATGAG GAGATCAGGGAGCTGCTGTCTCAGATCCAGAACAAGCACGTGGTCTTacccaacaacaacaagcgCTCTCTGGACATGGGCGACGTCATTCAGAGTACCGAGCTTCAATATGCCAACATGGCCGTCCAGTCCAGGGAGGAAGCTGAGCGCTGGTACAAGAAAAAG ATGGATGTCATGGTCAATAaaactgagcagcaggaggagggtgtgCGTGATATAAAGAGGATGATCTCGGAGTTGTTGCGCCAAATCCACTGGCTCACTGGGGAACTGGAATCTCTCACAAGAAAG GAAGTCTCTCTGAAGAAGGAAATCGATGATGTTCAGAAAGAAACTGACGTGAACGTGGAAGAGGCCCGCAAAGGCATCGACCAACTGAAGGAGGCGCTGAAACAGGCCAAGACGGACTATGCTGGACTGATCCGTGATTACCAAGAGATGCTGAACCTCAAGCTGAAGCTGGACATGGAGATCGCTACCTACCGCAAGCTGCTGGAGGGCGAGGAGGCGAG ATATGATGGTGTGAAGCAGGGCCCACGCAATGCAA ATttctaa